GACGGACCTGGTTGAGCAGGCCGTTCTGAACGAATTCCGTAGCCTGAACGAACGCGGGGGCGTGCTGGGCGCCATGGAACGCATGTACCAGCGCAGTAAAATTCAGGATGAATCGATGGCGTACGAAATGCAGAAGCACAGCGGCAAACTGCCCATCGTGGGCGTCAACACCTTCCTCGATCCCAACGGCTCACCCACCCGGATTCCGCAGGAAGTTATCCGCTCAACGGACGAGGAGAAACGCTACGCCATCGAATCCCGGCTGGCTTTTCAGGAACGAAACAAAGCAGCAGCCGCAGTGGCCTTGAAGGAAGTTCAAACCGTAGCCCTGTCGAACGGCAACAGCTTCGAAGCGCTGATGGAAGCCACGAAAGTTTGTACGTTGGGGCAGCTGTCGCGGGCCTTATACGCCGTTGGCGGGCAATACCGACGCAATATGTAAACGACTGATTCGCAGACAAAAATTTACTTATTTCTTATAAGACGATGAAAGCAACGTCCATAAGTGCTCTTATTTTTCTGCTCCCCACCGTTTTATGGGCCCAGCTTTCTAAACAAAGAAGCTGGCAAAACGATTTCTTATTCAGGGTGCCGCCCCGACTGGATTCTGGCATGAACATAAACGGGCTCTCCCGCGAGTCGTGTCACCGATTGATTGACAAAATGTTCACCGTCGATCAGCAATACCGGGACAGCTCTATGCGCTATCAATTGCATTCCGAGAAGGAACGGTATTTTACCCGTTTAATGAACCAGAACGATCTGGTGAACTGGACGCTCCTGTTGAAGATAGTAAAACGGCATGGCTGGCCTTGCCAGGCAAACGGTGAACGTTCGTACAAAGCCTGGATCATTGCCTGGCACGCCCGGGCCGACTGGAAATGGATGCAACGTTTTTACCCTCACGTCCGAAAGGCAAACCAATTGCGCTGTGTGCATCCGAATTTGTACCGGGAATTTAAAGACCAGTTTGACCACCTGAACAAAGTCTTCAACCCCACAGGAACTTAAATGGTGTGCATACCAGTAACAAATATTTTTGGCGATTCCGGCAAGACTGGCCCGAAAAATGATCAGGCTCATTGCATATCTTTTTTGTCTGACAAAAGCAAAGAAATCCGCTTTCTGTTACAGAAGAAGGCACTTTTCACAAAGTAAATTCCCAAAAATTAATCGCTATTGTTAAAGCAGAACATTAATTTAAGGCGACAAATGACTTCATGTCCGCCAAGTCGTCTAACCTCAGGACTTAATTTTTCGACGTAACCACCGTACCTGGAGCTTCATATGGAATACAACCTTAAGATGCAAAACAACATCGAACGCGAGCGAATCTACAGCCGCGCAGACAACAAAGGGTGGAAGAAATGGGGCCCTTATCTCTCGGAACGCTCGTGGGGTACGGTTCGTGAGGACTACAGCGTCCACGGCAACGCCTGGGGATTTATTACCCACGACATGGCACGCTCCCGGGCCTACCGCTGGGGGGAAGACGGTATTGGTGGGCTTTCCGACAACAAAGGGCACGTTTGTTTTGCGCTGGCATTCTGGAATCACCAGGACAGCATCATCAAGGAACGGCTTTTTGGGCTGACCGGTCCGGAAGGCAACCACGGCGAAGACGTCAAAGAGCTGTATTACTACCTCGATAGTACGCCGACGCACTCCTACATGAAGATGCTCTACAAGTATCCGCAGCAGCCGTTTCCGTACGGCCGTCTGGTGGATGCGGCCCGCCATCGCAACCGGCTCGAACCCGAATTCGAACTAGTCGATACGGGTATTTTCGACGAGAATCAGTACTTCGATATTTTTATTGAATACGCCAAAAACGACGAAAACGATATCCTGATCAAGATAACGGCGCACAACCGGTATTCGCAGGAGGCTCAACTGACGATGCTTCCTACGCTCTGGTTCCGCAACACCTGGTCGTGGGGGTACGAACAATATGCCTACAAACCGATTCTGAACGGTATTGCTACCACGCAGATTGCGGTTGATCATAAGCTGCTCGGCAAATACAAGCTCTACTGCGAAGATGCCGACGAATTGCTGTTCTGCGAAAATGAAACCAATACCGAACGACTTTACGGTATTCCGAACGAGTCGCTGTTTTGCAAGGACGGTATTAATAATTACGTTATTTCGGGCGACAAGAAGTATGTTAACCCGAACCAAATCGGCTCGAAGGCTTCTGCGCGGTACGTGCGGGCGGTACCGGGGGGCGATTCGGTGACCATCCGGCTGCGGTTCAGCCAGGATACCCACAACAGCCAGCCGTTTGCCGACTTTGACGAAATTTTTGATCAGCGGCTGCGGGAGGCCGACGAGTTTTACGATCAGTTGCAAAGCAACGTCGTTGATCCCGAACTGCGGACCATTCAGCGGCAGGCCTACGCCGGTATGTTGTGGAACAAGCAGTTCTATTATTACAACGTGAACGAGTGGCTCAAGGGCGACCCCAAAATGCCAACGCCGTTCCACGGCCGGGCCTATCAGCGCAATTCCAGCTGGCGGCATATGTACACGGCCAACATCCTGTCGATGCCCGACAAATGGGAATATCCGTGGTTTGCAGCCTGGGACCTGGCGTTTCATACGCTGACGCTGGCCCGGCTCGATCCGCACTTCGCCAAACGGCAACTGGCGGTTATTCTGCGCGAGTACTACATGCATCCCAACGGCCAGATTCCGGCCTACGAGTGGAATTTCAGCGATGTAAACCCGCCCGTCCACGCCTGGGCGACCTGGAAAGTTTATGAGATCGACCGGGACATGAACGGCAAGGGAGACATCGACTTCCTGGAACGGGTTTTTCACAAAATGCTGCTCAACTTTACGTGGTGGGTCAACCGCAAGGACGTGAACGGGAACAGCATCTTCGGCGGGGGCTTCCTCGGCCTCGATAACATCGGGGTGTTCGACCGCAGCCAGCCCTTGCCGATGGGTGGTCACATTGAGCAGGCCGACGGTACGGGCTGGATGGCGATGTACACGCTAAACATGCTCCGGATTGCCTGCGAAATTGCCCTGACCCGGCCCTCCTACCAGGACATGGCGTCCAAATTTTTCGAGCACTTCCTGCACATCGCAGCCGCCATGAAAAACCTCGGGGGCCAGGGTATCAGTCTGTGGGACGAAGACGATCAGTTTTACTACGACGTTCTGCACACGCCCGACTCCAGTATGCTGCTGAAAATCCGGTCGATGGTGGGTCTGATTCCGCTGTTTGCCGTGGAGATTCTAGACGATAAGCTGCTGGAAAAATTGCCGGACTTCAAACGCCGGGTGGAATGGGTGTTGACCAACCGCCCGGATCTGGCGTCGCTGATTTCGCGCTGGCACGAACCGGGAAAAGGCGCCACGCACCTGCTCTCGCTGCTCCGCGGCCACCGGATGAAGATGCTGCTCAAACGGATGTTCGACGAAACCGAATTCCTGTCGGAGTACGGCATCCGGGCCCTGTCGAAATACCACGGCGACAAACCGTACGAGTTCAACCTGAACGGCGAAATCTTTACGGTTAAATACGTGCCGAACGAATCGGAAACCAGCCTGTTCGGCGGTAACTCCAACTGGCGGGGGCCAATCTGGTTTCCGGTCAATTACCTACTGATCGACTCGCTCCTCAAGTTTTACAACTACTACGGCGACGATTTTGAAATCGAGTACCCGACGAATTCGGGCCAGGTCATGAGCATCAAAGAAGCCACGGTATTGGTTGCCGAGCGCCTGATCAACATCTTCCGGCGCGACAACACCGGCAAAGTTCCGGCCTATAGCGGACACGAGAAGTTTCAGGATGATCCGCACTTCAAGGACCTTCACCTGTTTTTCGAGTACTTCCACGGCGATAACGGAAGCGGCCTGGGCGCCAACCACCAAACTGGCTGGACGGGTCTGGTAGCCGACCTAATCGAGTTTTTATACCAACACCGCCAGCAGCAGGAGCCCATTCACGCCAAGGTGTTGTAGCGGCCTGTAAGCCTGTACTTCGGCTTTTCCGAAACCTTTCTTCGCCAGTCAGTCACTTTTTGTCAACAGAAAGAGGCTGACTGGTTTCTTTATGAGGCCCCTTAACGAAAAATACCTCTTCTTTGTTTGCTCGAAAACTCGGAATTTGCAATCCCCTCGTCACTTTCTTTGGCAGGTCGGGCCAAAACCCGTATCTTCACCCACCCCCTCATAACTTCTGATCCGAATGCCAAGACTGTTGTGTAAGGTTGTTGTGCTGTTCTTGTGTGTCGTTATACAACCGATAGCTGGGTATTCTTTCGAGTTAACGCCTGCTCAACCAACGGATTCCGTTCCCCGTCTCAACAACACGGCGCTCCGATTGGCCCGAAATAAAAATTACGCCGGGGCCCTCCAGTTGCTCAAGCGGGCCGCTGCCGGACGCCCTTCCGACACCCTCCTGTATAACCAGGCCATCATTTTAAGCCACCTGAAACGGTACGAAGAAGCGGCCTCCCTCCTGCAACAGGCGCCGACGTTCTCCCAGGCTCAGGCCAACCAGGGTATCTTTTTCTGCATGAGTGGCGATGTAAAAACGGGTTTGTCTCTACTGGAAAACACGTCTGGCGGAAAGAATGCGGATAAAATCGCTTACAACCGCGCCGTCGCCTATTTGCACGCCCGTCGGTTCGACGACGCCAACCGCGCAGCTTCGGAAGCTGTCAGGATCCGGGGCGGTGAGCCCCTGTACCGGCTGGTGAAAGCCGATGCCCTGCAGGGGCTGGGCAAACACCGGGAAGCACTCAATGCCTATGAAGCCCTTGAAAAAGAGACCAAACTGGCAACCATGCTGCCCGTACGCATTGGTAACGCCCTTCTGGGCCTGAAGCAATACGAAGAAGCCGCTGCCAGTTTCAACCGTTATCTGATCTCCGGCGACCGCAGCAACCAGGCGGAAGCTCGCTACGGTCTGGCCAACGCCTTTTATGGTCAAAAAGAGTTTTCGAAAGCCGTTGCTGAATTTCGGCGGGCGGTGCAGTTTCGGCCCCAGTGGCTGGAAGCCCGTACGGGCCTTGGCAATGCCCTGTGCAGCATCCGGGATTACCGCTCAGCCCGCATCGAATACGAAGCCGCGCTGGCCCTGAAGCCCGACGACCCGCACCTTCACCTTGGTCTGGGTGTGGTGAGCCACCGGCAGGGGTTGCACGAGGAAGCACTGGAGCACTTCGCCAAAGCGTCGAGCTTGCTGGATGAAAAAGACAAAGAACTTGCCGACTGCTTTCTGAGCCTGGGCCTTACCAAACTGGAGATGAACCAGTTGGATTCCGCCCTTGTGCATTTGAATGTGGCGATGCGACTCAACAAAGATCACCCGGCGGCCTACGCCGGTGCCAGTGAAGTTTACCGGAAGAAGGAAAGCTCCCGCTACACCCTGGAATACTTGGAAAAAGCCATCCGCCTATCTCCCCAAAACGATAAGATGTTGACCAACAAAGGCAACATGTACCTGAAGCTGGGAGACATGGACCAGGCTTACGAGAATTTCTACTGGGCTTTAAATCATAATTCGCAGAACATCAACGCCCTGAACGGCCTTTCGATCTCTTTGCTGGAAAAAGACCGCATTGAAGAAGCCGAGACGGTGCTCGACAGCCTCATCAACCGCGGTCATCACAAGGCGTTTTTGCTCAACAACCGGGGTATCGTCCGCTCGTACCTGGCACTGAAGCACGAAAAGCAGAAAGACCAGCACGGCGCACGGCAATATTACTACCGCTCCATCCGCGACTACGAACGCTCCCGCGATCTAGACTCGACGCACAAAACGTATTTCAACAACCTGGGGAACGTCTACAAAAACACGGGTGAATACGACAAAGCCGTTAAAAGCTACCTCGGTCACCTCGACCGCAGTGCCATCAACAACCTGGGCGTTCTGTACGCCCGTAACGGAAAAGGCGATTACGGACGGCATTACCTGAACGTTGCCATCACCATCGATTCGGCCAGTCTGGTCTACCGGTATAACCGCTACAAAGTGTACAAGGAATTTTTCAAGGATTCGCTGACCCGACGACCCGACATCCTTCAGGGCCAGGATTTGATGCCAACCAACTCCATTAGTTCAAAATACAGCAAAGACGGTTACATCAACATCTACCTGTACGATTACGACTTCGAGCATTACGAATTCCCCGGTGACCATTATTTTCCTATTCAGAATGCCCTTCCGGCCCCACCGGAGTACCGCCCGCTGGACGATTTGCTGGCCATGTCGGCGGTCAAAGAGTCGACCACGCCCCGGGTTGCCCCCCCGGTTCGGATTACCAGCAAGCGGATGCCCAAAGCCCGCCGAACCCGCATGGCAGGCAGCACGAAATGCCCCAAGATCATCTGAGTGCTGCTTATGCAGACGAGCCATTTATTAATGAAACATATTCTTGGTTTTATCTAAAATTTTTGGGTAACTTAGAATACGTTACATCAAAAAATGCTGCGTTATGAATGTTATACAACGTGTTGAGCATTGGGGAGATACACATCACCCGGCCTGGATTGACGCACTTCGCATTATGCTGGGAATTGTTCTGTTCCTGAAAGGGGTAAGTTTCATTGGGGATACGGGTCATCTGACCAACCTGGTGGGCGGTACCCGGTTCGATTTGATTCCGATGTTTCTGATTCACTACGTGGCTTTTGCCCATCTGGTCGGCGGCTTGCTGATTGCGATGGGTTGTATGACCCGTCTGGCCGTGCTGGTTCAGTTACCAATCCTGCTGGGAGCGGTATTTTTTGTTAACATCACCCACGGTTTCTCCGCCCTGAATTCGGAACTCTGGTTATCCGTCGTGGTGCTGCTTCTTTTGCTGGTTTTTCTGGTAGTGGGGTCCGGCCGCTTTTCGGTGGATGATTACATGCGGAGACACGACCATTAAAACCGCTTATAACAACTGCTGCTTATACTGACGGGGACTGATGCGCTCCAGGGTCCGGAAGGCGCTGCTAAAGTGCGTCAGGCTGTTGAAACCCGATTCAAAACAGGCGTCCGTGATCGATTTGGCCGGATTACTCAAGATTTGCTTGGCCAGCCGGATACGTTCCTGAAGAATAAACTGGATCGGCGACATGCCCAGTTCGTTTTTAAACAAGCGGAAGAAATGGGATTTCGACAAACAGGCCTGACTGGATAGCTCTTCGATCGCTAAGGTCTTCGTCAGATTTTTTCGAATGTACTCCACGACGTACGCCAGCCGGTGCGTGTTCATGTGCTGTTTGGCCTGGTCCACCAGCACGCGCCGGGCCTGCGTCTGCATGAGCCGCACGATCAGCTCCTGAATCGAGTTGTGGATAAAAAACGGCTTCATTGCGTTGTTTTCCCGATACAGCCGGATAATTTTATCGATCAGCAGGCTGATTTCAAAGCCGTTGCGAAAATGGTAGTTGTTCACGTCCACCTCCCATAGTTCGCTCGGTTCGCTGCGCGGATATTCTTCGTTCAGGTGGTTGACGGTTTGCTGAATAAACTCGCCCGAGATTGAAAGGGCAATGCAGCGGGTAGGCGTCTGAACCGTCGCTTCCGGAAAATCAATTTTCATCAACTTGTTGGCCGGTAACACCAGCGACTCGCCGGGCAGGTAGTCGAACGGTTTCAGGTTATCGATGTGCATCACTTTTTTACCCGTCAGCATACTCGTCAGGACCGGCGAGTTAAACTCCAGTTCGACCAGCTGAGCCCGCTGGAAAGTTTCATACAGGTTCAGTTCAGCAACTTCGTGCGTCAGCGTTAATTTGTTCTCAACCAGCGTATCCAGACGCCCTCCCCAGGATGGCGCGATCTCCTGCTGCTGTACTATCTTTCTTCCCGCTGTCATAGGCGTAACAATTCGATTTAGGAATCTACCTGCTCGTTTGTGGATGGTTAACCGAAACGCAACCTGCGGTATGGGCTCGTCAAAGAGAAAGAGATGATACCGTAAGTTTTTGAGAGAATTGCGAAAATACCATTGAACAATTTCGGCAAAATTTGTCACAATTCAAATCCAAAAAATCAGTTTAACAGATTCTTCAACCCATGGAAACTTTAGAAGCACCCGTAGCGACCCGTTCGGCCACCCAATTGGAACGACCTAAATTCAAAAATCAGTATGAGAATTTTATCGGCGGCAAATGGGTAGCCCCCGTCGGCGGTGAATATTTCGAGAATAAATCCCCCGTTGATGATAGTCTGATTTCCCGCGTCCCCCGCTCGAAAGCGGCCGACATCGACCTGGCGCTGGATGCGGCCCACAAAGCCTTCCCGAGCTGGTCGCGCACGTCGGCCACCGAGCGGAGCAATATGCTGATCAAGATTGCCGACATCATTGAAAAGAACCTTGAGTTTCTGGCCCGCGTTGAAACCGTTGAAAACGGAAAAGCCGTCCGCGAAACCATGGCCGCCGACCTGCCGCTGGTGGTTGACCACTTCCGGTATTTCGCGGGTGTCATCCGGGCGGAAGAAGGCTCCATTGCCGAACTGGACGCCGATACGGTTTCCATGATCATCAAAGAACCCATCGGCGTGGTGGGCCAGATCATCCCCTGGAACTTCCCGCTGCTGATGGCCACCTGGAAACTCGCGCCCGCCCTGGCGGCTGGTTGCTGCGTCGTTCTGAAACCGGCCGAACAGACCCCAACGTCGATTCTGGTGCTAATGGAACTGCTCGAAAACGTAATTCCGGCCGGGGTCGTCAACATCGTCAACGGTTTTGGCCCCGAAGCGGGCAAGCCGCTGGCGCAATCGAAGCGCGTGGCCAAAGTAGCCTTTACGGGCGAAACGACGACGGGCCGGCTGATCATGCAGTATGCATCGGAAAACCTCATCCCGGTAACGATGGAATTGGGCGGCAAATCCCCGAACATCTTCCTGCCGTCGATTATGGATGCCGACGATGAGTTCTTCGACAAATGCATCGAGGGAGCCGTGATGTTTGCGCTGAACCAGGGCGAAATTTGCACCTGCCCGTCGCGTCTGCTGGTGCACGAAAGTGTTTTCGACGCCTTCATGGACCGGGTGATTGCGCGCACGAAAGCCATTAAACTCGGTCACCCGCTCGACACCGAAACCATGATGGGCGCGCAGGCATCCAACGACCAATACGAAAAAATTCTATCGTACATTGAGATAGGCCGGCAGGAAGGGGCCGAAGTCTTAACGGGTGGCGGCCCCGCCCGGCTGAACAATGGCCTTGAAAACGGCTACTACATCGAACCGACCATCTTTAAGGGCAACAACAAAATGCGGATTTTCCAGGAGGAAATCTTCGGCCCGGTGGTTTCGGCGACGACGTACAAAACCGTGGACGAAGCCATCGAAATGGCGAACGACACGCTGTACGGTCTGGGAGCCGGAGTCTGGACCCG
This Larkinella insperata DNA region includes the following protein-coding sequences:
- a CDS encoding DoxX family protein, which encodes MNVIQRVEHWGDTHHPAWIDALRIMLGIVLFLKGVSFIGDTGHLTNLVGGTRFDLIPMFLIHYVAFAHLVGGLLIAMGCMTRLAVLVQLPILLGAVFFVNITHGFSALNSELWLSVVVLLLLLVFLVVGSGRFSVDDYMRRHDH
- a CDS encoding MGH1-like glycoside hydrolase domain-containing protein — translated: MEYNLKMQNNIERERIYSRADNKGWKKWGPYLSERSWGTVREDYSVHGNAWGFITHDMARSRAYRWGEDGIGGLSDNKGHVCFALAFWNHQDSIIKERLFGLTGPEGNHGEDVKELYYYLDSTPTHSYMKMLYKYPQQPFPYGRLVDAARHRNRLEPEFELVDTGIFDENQYFDIFIEYAKNDENDILIKITAHNRYSQEAQLTMLPTLWFRNTWSWGYEQYAYKPILNGIATTQIAVDHKLLGKYKLYCEDADELLFCENETNTERLYGIPNESLFCKDGINNYVISGDKKYVNPNQIGSKASARYVRAVPGGDSVTIRLRFSQDTHNSQPFADFDEIFDQRLREADEFYDQLQSNVVDPELRTIQRQAYAGMLWNKQFYYYNVNEWLKGDPKMPTPFHGRAYQRNSSWRHMYTANILSMPDKWEYPWFAAWDLAFHTLTLARLDPHFAKRQLAVILREYYMHPNGQIPAYEWNFSDVNPPVHAWATWKVYEIDRDMNGKGDIDFLERVFHKMLLNFTWWVNRKDVNGNSIFGGGFLGLDNIGVFDRSQPLPMGGHIEQADGTGWMAMYTLNMLRIACEIALTRPSYQDMASKFFEHFLHIAAAMKNLGGQGISLWDEDDQFYYDVLHTPDSSMLLKIRSMVGLIPLFAVEILDDKLLEKLPDFKRRVEWVLTNRPDLASLISRWHEPGKGATHLLSLLRGHRMKMLLKRMFDETEFLSEYGIRALSKYHGDKPYEFNLNGEIFTVKYVPNESETSLFGGNSNWRGPIWFPVNYLLIDSLLKFYNYYGDDFEIEYPTNSGQVMSIKEATVLVAERLINIFRRDNTGKVPAYSGHEKFQDDPHFKDLHLFFEYFHGDNGSGLGANHQTGWTGLVADLIEFLYQHRQQQEPIHAKVL
- a CDS encoding AraC family transcriptional regulator, with amino-acid sequence MTAGRKIVQQQEIAPSWGGRLDTLVENKLTLTHEVAELNLYETFQRAQLVELEFNSPVLTSMLTGKKVMHIDNLKPFDYLPGESLVLPANKLMKIDFPEATVQTPTRCIALSISGEFIQQTVNHLNEEYPRSEPSELWEVDVNNYHFRNGFEISLLIDKIIRLYRENNAMKPFFIHNSIQELIVRLMQTQARRVLVDQAKQHMNTHRLAYVVEYIRKNLTKTLAIEELSSQACLSKSHFFRLFKNELGMSPIQFILQERIRLAKQILSNPAKSITDACFESGFNSLTHFSSAFRTLERISPRQYKQQLL
- a CDS encoding aldehyde dehydrogenase family protein, with product METLEAPVATRSATQLERPKFKNQYENFIGGKWVAPVGGEYFENKSPVDDSLISRVPRSKAADIDLALDAAHKAFPSWSRTSATERSNMLIKIADIIEKNLEFLARVETVENGKAVRETMAADLPLVVDHFRYFAGVIRAEEGSIAELDADTVSMIIKEPIGVVGQIIPWNFPLLMATWKLAPALAAGCCVVLKPAEQTPTSILVLMELLENVIPAGVVNIVNGFGPEAGKPLAQSKRVAKVAFTGETTTGRLIMQYASENLIPVTMELGGKSPNIFLPSIMDADDEFFDKCIEGAVMFALNQGEICTCPSRLLVHESVFDAFMDRVIARTKAIKLGHPLDTETMMGAQASNDQYEKILSYIEIGRQEGAEVLTGGGPARLNNGLENGYYIEPTIFKGNNKMRIFQEEIFGPVVSATTYKTVDEAIEMANDTLYGLGAGVWTRDAHELYRVPRAIQAGRVWVNCYHNYPAHASFGGYKKSGFGRENHLSMLNHYRQSKNLLISYSKNKLGFF
- a CDS encoding tetratricopeptide repeat protein; amino-acid sequence: MARNKNYAGALQLLKRAAAGRPSDTLLYNQAIILSHLKRYEEAASLLQQAPTFSQAQANQGIFFCMSGDVKTGLSLLENTSGGKNADKIAYNRAVAYLHARRFDDANRAASEAVRIRGGEPLYRLVKADALQGLGKHREALNAYEALEKETKLATMLPVRIGNALLGLKQYEEAAASFNRYLISGDRSNQAEARYGLANAFYGQKEFSKAVAEFRRAVQFRPQWLEARTGLGNALCSIRDYRSARIEYEAALALKPDDPHLHLGLGVVSHRQGLHEEALEHFAKASSLLDEKDKELADCFLSLGLTKLEMNQLDSALVHLNVAMRLNKDHPAAYAGASEVYRKKESSRYTLEYLEKAIRLSPQNDKMLTNKGNMYLKLGDMDQAYENFYWALNHNSQNINALNGLSISLLEKDRIEEAETVLDSLINRGHHKAFLLNNRGIVRSYLALKHEKQKDQHGARQYYYRSIRDYERSRDLDSTHKTYFNNLGNVYKNTGEYDKAVKSYLGHLDRSAINNLGVLYARNGKGDYGRHYLNVAITIDSASLVYRYNRYKVYKEFFKDSLTRRPDILQGQDLMPTNSISSKYSKDGYINIYLYDYDFEHYEFPGDHYFPIQNALPAPPEYRPLDDLLAMSAVKESTTPRVAPPVRITSKRMPKARRTRMAGSTKCPKII